The Clostridia bacterium genome window below encodes:
- a CDS encoding DUF1015 family protein, giving the protein MAVIAPFRALLLDLDRASSDGAIDLSQTSPSEFAVRLSDLRGSGTLITDTQPAIYAFRQSSTFDSHPRTTTGLLALLHLEASSGLNSSAPQESGCLLRVQHSLSASIRSEIEFLCTARHQSAPALVLYDGAAIALPTAAPPGYSICQKHACHKNVALDLWRVTDADAISQITTAISTRSLVLASGHAAYDAALALRDETTSAAYACASPEQAPRDWMMAAFVHDADPGLISRPVHRVVSGLEHFETGEFVRITRANFFFREVSRHMRHLPPTSPHPVLAANGPHFDSDVAARLLAAEEATSTVTAVTAEDAGARVVPGVARNSRVEPGDVVMLAVTRDCTYRLHSKPGWADTILAHIPPVERQLDVVQLHKIILEKVLKISESESDVREQRHVTFHAEPTEAVEQVRLGANVAFILNPLGLERLREVALSGAVLPPCSIDVQPLPPKGVIFYGIA; this is encoded by the coding sequence TTGGCCGTCATCGCACCATTCCGCGCCCTGCTTCTTGATCTGGACCGCGCATCGTCCGATGGGGCGATTGACCTTTCGCAAACCTCGCCATCGGAATTCGCCGTTCGGCTTTCTGATTTGCGCGGCTCCGGCACACTAATCACTGACACCCAGCCGGCTATCTACGCTTTTCGCCAGTCATCGACCTTCGATAGCCATCCGCGCACGACCACAGGCCTCCTGGCCCTTCTGCATCTCGAAGCCAGTTCCGGACTGAACTCATCAGCCCCTCAAGAATCAGGCTGCCTCTTACGCGTGCAGCACAGCCTTTCGGCCAGTATCCGTTCTGAAATTGAGTTCCTCTGCACAGCGCGTCACCAGTCCGCTCCGGCGCTCGTGCTATACGACGGCGCGGCGATTGCGCTGCCCACCGCTGCACCGCCGGGCTATAGCATTTGTCAAAAACACGCCTGTCACAAAAACGTCGCGTTGGATCTGTGGCGCGTGACGGATGCCGACGCCATCTCGCAAATCACGACCGCTATCAGCACACGCTCGCTCGTGCTCGCCTCCGGCCACGCCGCCTACGACGCCGCACTTGCGCTTCGTGATGAGACGACTTCTGCCGCATACGCTTGCGCATCACCGGAGCAAGCTCCGCGCGACTGGATGATGGCGGCGTTTGTACACGACGCTGATCCCGGCCTCATCTCGCGCCCTGTACATCGCGTTGTCAGTGGACTTGAGCATTTTGAAACCGGAGAATTCGTTCGCATCACACGCGCCAACTTCTTCTTTCGAGAGGTGTCGCGCCACATGCGACACCTGCCGCCGACGTCGCCACACCCTGTGCTGGCCGCGAACGGCCCTCACTTCGACTCCGATGTTGCCGCGCGCCTGCTTGCGGCTGAAGAGGCCACGTCTACTGTTACCGCCGTTACTGCCGAAGACGCCGGCGCCCGCGTAGTTCCCGGCGTTGCACGAAACAGCCGCGTCGAACCCGGTGACGTCGTCATGCTGGCCGTCACCCGCGACTGCACGTATCGGCTGCACTCGAAGCCCGGTTGGGCCGACACCATACTTGCGCATATTCCTCCGGTCGAGCGACAGCTAGACGTGGTACAACTGCACAAGATCATCCTGGAAAAAGTGCTGAAGATTTCCGAATCCGAATCTGACGTACGCGAGCAGCGACACGTCACCTTCCATGCAGAGCCGACGGAGGCCGTCGAGCAGGTCCGCCTTGGCGCGAACGTCGCCTTCATCCTCAACCCGCTCGGGCTCGAACGCCTTCGCGAGGTAGCGCTCTCCGGCGCTGTTCTGCCTCCCTGTTCCATTGACGTTCAACCGTTGCCGCCGAAAGGCGTGATCTTCTATGGCATTGCATAG